GACGGACAGGAGTTCCTGCGCGACAACCGCTGGTGCCTGAGCCGGCGCGGTCTGCTGACCGGGGCGGGCGCTCTCGGTGCCGCCGGGCTGCTGAGCGCCTGCGGCGCCGGTGACAGCCCGACGGGCGGTACGGCGTCCGCTGCGCCCGGCACGGTGCTGGCCCGCACCGGGGACGTTCCGGTCGGTGGCGGCACGGTCGCCGGGGGCGTGCTGGTCGTACAGCCCGAGGCCGGCGCCTTCAAGGCGTACGACGCGACCTGCCCGCACCAGGGCGTCCGCGTGGGCGCACCCCGCGACGGGGTGATCACCTGCCCCGCGCACAACTCGACCTTCTCCGCCGGCGACGGTGCCCGACTGGGCGGCCCCGCCACGAAGGGCCTGACGGAGATCCCGGTCCGCGTCGACGGCACGACCATCGTGCGCGCCTGACGTTCGGTCAGTCTTCGGCGAAGCGGTAGAGCACGAAGTCCTTCTCCGCGCCGCAGGCGATCACGTGGGTGTTCCACGAACAGGACGCGCTGCGGACGTCCTTCAGCTCGCCCAACTCGTCCACCTCACCGGACTCGGCCCACACACCGGCCAGTACGCGGTTGTCCGCGACCACGCTGGGCGCCTTGGCGAAGACCAGCAGGTTGCCCTCGTCCAGCCGGACCGCCACACCGCCCCGGTCGGACAGCACCGGCTTGCCGGCGGCGTCGAAGAGGGTGACGGTCGGGTCCGGGTACTCCCGTTGGGCGAGCAGCCGCTCACCCAACGGGACCAGGTCGGTCACGCCCGGCGCCGACCAGCGGATCGCGGGCTCACCCTCGGTCGCCGCCACCACCTCGGTGCGCGCGGCGTCGTTGTTCGGCACCTGCAACAGGCAGGCCCGCCGCTCGCCGCAGGCCACCAGTCCCTTCGGGCGGTAGTCGTCGTTGCCCGCCCGGTGCAGCACCACCGGCGCCGCGTCGGAACCCAGGTCGTACGACAGCAGCTGGTACCCGCCGTCGTTGCCGGCCACGTACAGGCGGTCCTCGTGCGCGACCACCAGGTCGTCCAGGTCCGCGACGCTGCCCCAGCGGCGCAGCACCTTGCCGGACTCCATGTCGAGCAGCCGCACCGACCGGTCCGCGCCGACCTGGATGAGCTGCCGCCCCTTGCCCGTCCACGAGTTGCGGGGCGTGCCGTCGAGGAAGGCCGGCCCGCCCGCCGCCTTCGCGGTGCCCACCGGCCGGACCACTGTGCGGCTGCCGTCGAACTGGTCGCGGGGGGTGGGCTGGGCCCACTTCTGGGTGCCGTTGCTCAGGCGCAGGCCGACCAGTTGGGCCGCGGTCCGGTCCACGAGAACCGCCGTGTCGTCGGCGAAGTAGACGTTGTCGTCACCACGGATCGACCGCTGCCAACGCTGTTCGCCCGTACGCGCGTCGAGCACGGCCAGCGGGCGCGGGGTGCTGTCGCCCGATGCGTCGGCGAGGACCGCGACCGCCCCGGGGACGGCGATGATCGCCTCCCAGTCGTCGGCCCGCGCGTCGGTCTGCTCGCGCCACAGCTCGTCGCCGGTTGCGGTGTCGACGGCCACTACCTCCAGCCGGTCGTCCGGCAGCGGGAACCCGAGGTAGGCCCGGTCGCCGAGCATCGCCGTCCACATGCCGGCCGGCCGCTCGGTCCCGGCCTTGGGCCGGGACAGTTCACGCAACGACCCGAACTCCAGATCCGGGTAGCGGTCACGGGTCAGGTAGATCGTCGCCGCGGCGCCCACCCCGACCAGGGCCAGCACCGCGCCGAGCACCACCCAGCGCGCCCGCCGCCAGCGCGGCCCACCCGCTGGCAGGGTCGGGGCCGCTGCGGCCCAGCCCGGCCCGGGAGGCGGGCCCGCCGGCGGGGTCGGCCCCGGCCAGGGCTGCGACGGTACTACCGGCGCGGCGGCTCCGGCCGGTGCGGGCGGGCTAACGGGGCCTGGCGCGGGCGGGCTCACAGGGCCCGGCGCGGGCGGTGGTCCCGCGTACGCCGGGGCGGGCAGCGGCTTGCGCAGCGGCAGGTCGGTCAGTGCGCCCTCGGCCACCGGCAGCTCCGGCTGGTCCAGCACGGTCGGGGCGACCCCCAGCTCGGCGTGCAGCATCCGGGCCACCAGCGGGATCCGTGACGAGCCGCCGACGAGGAACAGCCCGGCGAGCTGGTCGGGGCTGAGACCGGCTGCGGCGATCACCTCCCGGGCCCGCTCCACCGCCCGGCGCAGCAACGGCGTGGCCGCCCGCTCGACGTCCGCCCGGGTCAGCTGGACCGTATCGGCCACCCCCGGCACGGCGACCGGCGCGACAGTGGAGCGGGACAACGTCTCCTTCGCACCCCGTACCTCGTCCCAGAACCGCACCTGGTCGCGGCGCTGCGCCGGGTCCGCCGGCCGGGTCAACCGGGCCCACTGCGCGGCGTGCCGTTCACCGACCAGCTCACCGACCCGCCGCACCAGGGCCGCGTCGAGGTCCAGACCGCCCAGGTCGGGCAGGCCACCGTCGGCGACCACGCTGAAGCCGGAGTCACCCCACGGGTCTGCGCCCTCGTTGCGCAGCACCGCGACGTCGAGCGTGCCGCCACCGAAGTCGAACACCGCGATCGCGCCGCCGACCGGCACCGGACGATGCAGCACCTGCGTGTAGTAGCGGGCGGCGGCCACCGGCTCCCGCAGCAGCCGGGTGCCCGGCGGCGTCGGCCCGGCCAGGGTGTGCTCGGCCACCTGCGGCCACCCCGCCAGCAGCAGGGCGTCGGCGAGCACCTGCCGTCGCGTCGCGTCCCAGGCGGCCGGGCAGGTGAGAACGGCCGGGGGCAGGAAGCCGACGGTGCCCACCGCGGCCCGCGCGACCGATGCCAGCACCGCGGCGAGCAGGTCGGCCGGCGGGTACGAGCGGTCGCCGAGCACAATGGTCGGCTCGTCCACCCGGCGCTTCGGGTTCGCCTCGAACCGGGCCGGGTCGGCCTGCGCCAACCGCCGGGCGTCCCACCCGGTGTGCAGGGTGCCGTCCGGGTCGGCGTACACGGCGGAGGGGCTGAGCGGTTGACCGTCCATCAACAGCGGACGGGTGCGCCCGTCGGGCCAGCGCAGCACTGCGACGGTGTTGGACGTACCAAGGTCGACGCCGAGGGCGAAACCCTCGTGCTGGCCTGCCATCTGCCCGATACCTCCGCCGCGACGAGGGGAACTCGACCCCGCATCGTACGCAGGCCCCGCCGCCGGGCTGATCACTCGGTCAGGGGACGGTCGGGATCGTCCGCTCAGTGCGTGGAACGTTCGCCGACGACCTCCCCGTCGCTGCTCTCCCCGGTGGGGCGGAACCCGAGCTTCAGGTAGAACTGCTCCGGGCCTTCCGCCCCCGGATGCCACGTCGTGAAGACGCGGTCGTGCCCGCGCTCACGCGCCTCCGCACGGACGGCGTCCACCGCGAAGCGGCCGTGCCCGCGGCCCTGGTGCTCGGCGGCGATGTTCAGCCGCCACAGACCCGAGCGCAGGTCGTCCGGTCGGGCCGGGTCCCACACGATGTCGAAGAAGCCCATCAGGAAGCCGACGATCTCGTCACCCTCGACGATCAGACGTGGCCACGCGACCTCGGGCTGCGCGTACGCCTCGGCGAGGGACCAGGCGACCGGGGACGAGAACTTCTCCTGGTCCGGCCGCACACTCACCCGGCATGCGGCTTCGACGTTGTCCGGGGTGATCTGCACGAGTCGCGGCACGCCGGCCACCCTATCCACCGACCCTCTCGTTGGTCGTTTGCACGTCGGCCGCTCGCAGGAGCCGGAGTTGACCGATCTCCGCGACGTTCTTCATCAGCTCGGCGTTGACCCAGCCGATCGTGTGCGTGACCGTGTGGTCGGTCCCGCCCGGCCAGGGGAACGTCGCGTTGCCGTCG
This portion of the Micromonospora zamorensis genome encodes:
- a CDS encoding Rieske (2Fe-2S) protein — translated: MYDGQEFLRDNRWCLSRRGLLTGAGALGAAGLLSACGAGDSPTGGTASAAPGTVLARTGDVPVGGGTVAGGVLVVQPEAGAFKAYDATCPHQGVRVGAPRDGVITCPAHNSTFSAGDGARLGGPATKGLTEIPVRVDGTTIVRA
- a CDS encoding Hsp70 family protein; translation: MAGQHEGFALGVDLGTSNTVAVLRWPDGRTRPLLMDGQPLSPSAVYADPDGTLHTGWDARRLAQADPARFEANPKRRVDEPTIVLGDRSYPPADLLAAVLASVARAAVGTVGFLPPAVLTCPAAWDATRRQVLADALLLAGWPQVAEHTLAGPTPPGTRLLREPVAAARYYTQVLHRPVPVGGAIAVFDFGGGTLDVAVLRNEGADPWGDSGFSVVADGGLPDLGGLDLDAALVRRVGELVGERHAAQWARLTRPADPAQRRDQVRFWDEVRGAKETLSRSTVAPVAVPGVADTVQLTRADVERAATPLLRRAVERAREVIAAAGLSPDQLAGLFLVGGSSRIPLVARMLHAELGVAPTVLDQPELPVAEGALTDLPLRKPLPAPAYAGPPPAPGPVSPPAPGPVSPPAPAGAAAPVVPSQPWPGPTPPAGPPPGPGWAAAAPTLPAGGPRWRRARWVVLGAVLALVGVGAAATIYLTRDRYPDLEFGSLRELSRPKAGTERPAGMWTAMLGDRAYLGFPLPDDRLEVVAVDTATGDELWREQTDARADDWEAIIAVPGAVAVLADASGDSTPRPLAVLDARTGEQRWQRSIRGDDNVYFADDTAVLVDRTAAQLVGLRLSNGTQKWAQPTPRDQFDGSRTVVRPVGTAKAAGGPAFLDGTPRNSWTGKGRQLIQVGADRSVRLLDMESGKVLRRWGSVADLDDLVVAHEDRLYVAGNDGGYQLLSYDLGSDAAPVVLHRAGNDDYRPKGLVACGERRACLLQVPNNDAARTEVVAATEGEPAIRWSAPGVTDLVPLGERLLAQREYPDPTVTLFDAAGKPVLSDRGGVAVRLDEGNLLVFAKAPSVVADNRVLAGVWAESGEVDELGELKDVRSASCSWNTHVIACGAEKDFVLYRFAED
- a CDS encoding GNAT family N-acetyltransferase — its product is MPRLVQITPDNVEAACRVSVRPDQEKFSSPVAWSLAEAYAQPEVAWPRLIVEGDEIVGFLMGFFDIVWDPARPDDLRSGLWRLNIAAEHQGRGHGRFAVDAVRAEARERGHDRVFTTWHPGAEGPEQFYLKLGFRPTGESSDGEVVGERSTH